The Sulfurihydrogenibium sp. YO3AOP1 genome has a window encoding:
- the rnr gene encoding ribonuclease R: protein MEITQAAIVDFLKNQKKPVYLKQILKAFNLDKKEDKKLVRRLLRKLQKNKIVLYKNGGYILKREIQEKENLIKGKVEAHESGFGFLIREDGEPDLFIPPIEMKYLFDGDIVLAEEKIYRGKKEAKIVKVLERRVKTAVGKLKQEGNRYFVYLLDFVIPHKIYVDKKEAKKYELDNYVVVEILRYPEPKVEAKGRIIKDLGKVKNTQTVAEIVARKYDLPLTHSPEALKEAEKLPSVVKITKNRKDLTKQICFTIDPESARDHDDAVAIEKEGDKYRLYVHIADVSHYVKEGSVIDKEAFQRGNTYYLPERALHMLPERLASQLCSLKPREKRYAFTCEMLIDKKGNVVEYDIYESVIESKAKLTYDQALGIILGQPELEKAFPYLVKPLKHMKELAEILMKAKEKRGSIDFDMPESQILFDQYGNPYDVVPYERHLANRIIEEFMIIANETVAKHMEKNGYPFIYRVHEKPKLEKVMAFVDLIAGLGYKVEYPKKDVDSKFIQKIIEMAVGTPEESLVRFLALRTMKQARYSPENIGHFGLASECYTHFTSPIRRYADVWVHRLLKKAIKKKFTKKDMEELPKKLDIIAKQCSERERVADDAERDALDILKLRILKDKVGEKFEGIITGVMAVGLFIEIERYIIEGLVPIDSLPGKFKYDEKNHQLIGDKMKFRLGDKVLVEIVKVDEDTKRIDLKLVEKL, encoded by the coding sequence GTGGAAATAACACAAGCCGCCATCGTAGATTTTCTTAAAAATCAAAAAAAACCTGTCTATCTTAAACAAATTTTAAAAGCCTTTAATTTAGACAAAAAAGAAGATAAAAAATTAGTCAGAAGACTGCTTAGAAAACTTCAAAAAAATAAAATTGTTCTTTATAAAAACGGTGGTTATATCTTAAAAAGAGAAATTCAAGAAAAAGAAAATCTTATAAAAGGAAAAGTAGAAGCACACGAAAGCGGTTTTGGATTTTTAATCAGAGAAGATGGAGAACCAGACCTTTTTATTCCACCTATTGAAATGAAGTATTTATTTGATGGAGATATTGTTTTAGCAGAAGAGAAGATTTACAGAGGAAAAAAAGAGGCAAAAATTGTAAAAGTCTTAGAAAGAAGAGTAAAAACAGCGGTCGGAAAATTAAAGCAAGAAGGTAATAGATATTTTGTTTATCTGCTTGACTTTGTAATACCGCATAAAATATACGTTGATAAAAAAGAAGCAAAAAAATATGAACTTGATAACTACGTAGTAGTTGAAATTTTAAGATATCCAGAGCCAAAAGTAGAAGCAAAAGGAAGAATAATAAAAGACCTTGGAAAAGTCAAAAACACCCAAACTGTCGCAGAAATAGTAGCAAGAAAGTATGACTTACCACTTACCCACTCTCCGGAGGCCTTAAAAGAAGCAGAAAAACTTCCTTCTGTTGTAAAAATTACAAAAAATAGAAAAGACCTAACAAAACAGATATGTTTTACCATAGACCCGGAAAGTGCAAGAGACCATGACGACGCAGTAGCGATAGAAAAAGAAGGAGACAAATATAGACTATATGTTCACATTGCTGATGTCTCCCACTACGTTAAAGAAGGTTCTGTCATAGATAAAGAAGCATTCCAAAGAGGAAATACCTACTACCTTCCGGAAAGAGCGCTTCATATGCTACCGGAAAGGCTTGCAAGCCAGCTTTGTAGTTTAAAACCTCGCGAAAAAAGGTATGCATTCACATGCGAGATGCTTATAGACAAAAAAGGGAACGTGGTTGAGTATGATATATATGAAAGCGTTATAGAAAGCAAAGCAAAGCTTACATACGACCAAGCACTTGGAATAATCCTTGGACAGCCAGAGCTTGAAAAAGCCTTTCCATACTTAGTCAAGCCACTTAAACATATGAAAGAGCTTGCAGAAATTTTAATGAAAGCCAAAGAAAAAAGAGGAAGTATAGACTTTGACATGCCGGAGTCTCAAATACTGTTTGACCAATACGGTAATCCTTATGATGTTGTACCTTACGAAAGACATTTAGCCAACAGAATCATAGAAGAGTTTATGATAATAGCAAACGAAACAGTCGCTAAACATATGGAAAAAAACGGATATCCATTTATCTATAGGGTTCATGAAAAACCAAAATTAGAAAAAGTTATGGCATTTGTAGATTTAATAGCAGGTCTTGGCTACAAAGTAGAGTATCCAAAAAAAGATGTAGACTCTAAATTTATTCAAAAAATTATAGAAATGGCAGTAGGAACTCCGGAAGAGTCATTGGTTAGATTCTTGGCTCTGAGAACGATGAAGCAGGCAAGATACTCACCAGAAAATATAGGACACTTTGGCCTTGCTTCAGAATGTTATACTCATTTTACATCTCCGATACGAAGATATGCTGACGTGTGGGTTCATAGACTTCTTAAAAAAGCAATCAAAAAGAAATTTACAAAGAAAGATATGGAAGAATTGCCTAAGAAGTTAGATATAATTGCAAAACAATGCTCAGAAAGAGAAAGGGTAGCAGATGATGCAGAAAGAGATGCCTTAGACATCTTAAAATTAAGAATTCTCAAAGATAAAGTTGGAGAAAAGTTTGAAGGTATCATTACAGGCGTTATGGCTGTTGGTTTATTTATAGAAATAGAAAGATATATAATTGAAGGTTTAGTTCCGATAGACTCTCTGCCCGGTAAATTCAAATACGATGAAAAAAACCATCAACTTATAGGCGATAAGATGAAGTTTAGACTTGGGGATAAAGTTTTAGTTGAAATTGTAAAAGTTGATGAAGATACTAAAAGGATAGATTTAAAGTTGGTGGAAAAGTTATAG
- a CDS encoding CTP synthase, with protein MKKYIFITGGVLSSLGKGVTSAAIGSILESMGYKITLMKLDPYLNIDPGTMNPYQHGEVFVTEDGAETDLDLGHYERFTNAVMTKNNNTTSGRLYFNLLEKERRGAFLGATVQVIPHFTNEIKKSIEKVAENHDITLVEIGGTVGDIESQPFLEAIRQMGIENKKEDVIYIHLTYVPYIKVAGELKTKPSQHSVKELRAIGIQPDILIGRAETPLPKEIKKKLSLFTNVDEDSVFSAPDLNIIYEIPLYFKKEGLDRAIAKHLNLEYKEPDLSKWKKIVTVLSKLEETVDIGIIGKYVDLKDAYKSIHEALIHAQIPNKVKVNIHWINSEKINQENYQEVLKGLDGILVPGGFGDRGIEGKILTAKYARENNIPYFGICLGMQIAVIEFARSVAGLEGANSTEFNPFTPHPVIDIMPDQKHVDKKGGTMRLGAYKCHIKKGTKAYEIYKQEEIYERHRHRYEFNPKYVPILEEKGLVVSGIYKAKNLPEIIELPTHKWFIACQFHPEFKSKPFAPHPLFVSFVEAAYKNKQGA; from the coding sequence TTGAAGAAGTATATATTCATAACAGGTGGAGTTTTATCTTCTCTTGGTAAAGGAGTAACTTCTGCTGCCATAGGTTCAATCTTAGAATCTATGGGATACAAAATTACATTGATGAAATTAGACCCATACTTAAACATAGACCCGGGGACTATGAACCCATACCAACATGGAGAAGTTTTTGTTACAGAAGATGGGGCAGAAACAGATCTTGATTTAGGCCACTATGAAAGATTTACAAATGCAGTTATGACAAAAAATAACAATACAACATCAGGAAGGCTTTACTTTAATCTATTGGAAAAAGAAAGAAGAGGAGCTTTTCTTGGCGCAACAGTTCAAGTAATTCCACACTTTACAAACGAAATAAAAAAATCAATTGAAAAAGTAGCAGAAAATCATGATATTACATTGGTTGAGATTGGCGGTACAGTTGGAGATATTGAAAGTCAACCATTTTTAGAAGCTATAAGACAAATGGGAATAGAAAACAAAAAAGAAGATGTTATTTATATTCATTTAACATATGTTCCTTATATCAAAGTAGCAGGAGAATTAAAAACAAAGCCAAGTCAACACTCAGTAAAAGAGCTTAGAGCGATAGGTATCCAGCCGGATATATTAATTGGCAGGGCTGAAACACCACTTCCAAAAGAAATAAAGAAAAAGTTATCACTATTTACAAACGTTGATGAAGATTCAGTATTCTCTGCTCCAGACCTGAATATAATCTATGAAATACCACTTTACTTTAAAAAAGAAGGGCTTGATAGAGCAATAGCAAAGCATTTAAACCTTGAATACAAAGAACCAGACTTATCAAAGTGGAAAAAGATTGTTACCGTTTTATCAAAGCTTGAAGAAACTGTAGATATAGGAATAATTGGAAAATATGTAGATTTAAAAGATGCATACAAAAGCATTCACGAAGCGTTGATACACGCTCAAATACCAAACAAAGTAAAAGTAAATATCCATTGGATAAACTCTGAAAAGATAAATCAAGAAAATTACCAAGAAGTTTTAAAAGGTTTAGACGGAATTCTCGTACCCGGTGGATTTGGTGATAGAGGTATAGAAGGTAAAATATTAACAGCCAAATATGCAAGAGAAAACAACATCCCATATTTTGGAATATGTCTTGGTATGCAGATTGCGGTTATTGAATTTGCAAGAAGTGTAGCAGGGCTTGAAGGTGCCAATTCAACAGAGTTTAATCCATTTACACCACACCCGGTAATAGATATTATGCCAGACCAAAAACATGTAGATAAAAAAGGCGGAACTATGAGACTTGGAGCCTACAAATGTCACATAAAAAAGGGAACAAAAGCTTATGAAATCTACAAGCAGGAAGAAATCTATGAGAGACACAGACATAGATATGAATTTAATCCAAAGTATGTACCAATCTTAGAAGAAAAAGGTCTTGTTGTTTCAGGTATTTACAAAGCTAAAAACCTGCCAGAAATAATAGAACTTCCAACCCATAAATGGTTTATTGCTTGCCAGTTCCATCCGGAGTTTAAAAGCAAACCATTTGCACCCCATCCGCTTTTTGTTTCATTTGTTGAAGCAGCTTATAAAAACAAGCAAGGGGCATAA
- a CDS encoding molybdenum cofactor biosynthesis protein MoaE, with the protein MIPQIYIGENWFALDEVFKSYSNPECGGVDIFIGVARSAPEDGDVKELHYEAYISMAEKVIKEIIEEAKEKFKIHHAVVHHRTGVVSVGVPSFLVVVWAGHRQEAFSGCRYIVDNVKARAPIWKKEVFNTGQSQWKEQ; encoded by the coding sequence TTGATCCCACAAATATATATTGGAGAAAATTGGTTTGCTTTAGATGAAGTTTTTAAAAGCTATTCCAATCCTGAATGTGGCGGAGTAGATATATTTATCGGGGTTGCAAGGTCGGCGCCCGAGGATGGAGATGTAAAAGAACTTCATTACGAAGCTTATATTTCAATGGCTGAAAAAGTTATAAAAGAAATCATAGAAGAGGCTAAAGAAAAGTTTAAAATACATCATGCAGTAGTACATCATAGAACAGGTGTTGTTTCGGTCGGCGTTCCATCATTTTTGGTAGTTGTATGGGCAGGACATAGACAGGAGGCTTTTAGTGGATGTAGGTATATTGTTGATAACGTTAAAGCTAGAGCTCCAATTTGGAAAAAAGAAGTGTTCAATACAGGACAATCTCAATGGAAGGAACAATAA
- a CDS encoding DJ-1 family glyoxalase III, whose product MARVVVPLADGFEEIEAMSIIDILRRAGIETVIAGLHEGPITSARGVKVLPDTTIDTIKAEDFDMIVLPGGQPGTDNLNADERVKKLIQDFYNKGKLTGAICAAPYVLANAGVLEGKKATSYPTYKEKLGNVNYLEDTVVEDSNVLTSRGPGTAACFAFKIVKKLAGKEKADQLKQAMLFNC is encoded by the coding sequence ATGGCAAGAGTAGTAGTACCTTTAGCGGACGGTTTTGAAGAAATAGAGGCAATGAGTATTATAGATATTTTAAGAAGAGCTGGGATAGAAACTGTAATAGCAGGACTTCATGAAGGACCAATTACAAGTGCAAGAGGTGTAAAAGTTTTGCCGGATACTACCATAGATACTATAAAAGCTGAAGATTTTGATATGATTGTCTTACCCGGTGGTCAGCCAGGAACAGATAACCTTAATGCAGACGAGAGGGTTAAAAAGTTAATACAAGATTTTTACAACAAAGGGAAGCTTACAGGTGCAATTTGTGCAGCTCCATACGTTCTTGCAAATGCAGGAGTTCTTGAAGGAAAAAAAGCCACATCATATCCAACTTATAAAGAAAAACTTGGAAATGTTAATTACTTAGAAGATACAGTCGTTGAAGATTCAAATGTATTGACATCAAGGGGACCAGGAACAGCTGCATGCTTTGCTTTCAAAATAGTAAAAAAATTAGCTGGCAAAGAGAAGGCAGACCAGCTGAAACAGGCAATGTTATTTAACTGTTAG
- a CDS encoding aspartate aminotransferase family protein has protein sequence MNFEEADKYLFPNYARLPYSFVKGEGCYLHDENGKKYLDMLSGIAVNQLGYNHPKLTESICRQAKEIIHISNLFYIKPQYEVAKILVENSCGDKVFFCNSGAEANEALIKLIRRYFYDKKENRYEIITFEGSFHGRTLATITATAQPKYQEGFQPLPEGFKYAKFNDIDSVKQLINDKTAAVLIELVQGEGGVNPADKKFIKELYSICRENGILFTVDEVQTGIGRTGKLFAYQHYDIEPDIISLAKGLGGGVPIGAVIAKDEIAKSFVPGTHASTFGGNYLATAAAKVVLEEILSDGFLDKVIKNGEYLKEGLKTFGYPVKGLGLMIGMDLPEEISAKEIMKKALENGLIIGTAGKNTLRFVPPLIIRKDDIDLAVNILEKVLGEK, from the coding sequence ATGAACTTTGAAGAAGCAGATAAATATTTATTTCCAAATTATGCAAGACTTCCTTACTCTTTTGTAAAAGGTGAAGGATGTTATTTGCATGACGAAAATGGTAAAAAATATCTTGATATGCTTTCAGGTATTGCGGTAAATCAGCTTGGATATAATCATCCAAAATTGACTGAAAGTATCTGCAGACAAGCAAAAGAAATAATTCATATATCAAACCTTTTTTACATTAAGCCACAGTATGAAGTGGCAAAAATTTTGGTTGAAAACTCCTGCGGTGATAAAGTTTTTTTCTGTAATTCAGGAGCTGAAGCAAACGAAGCACTGATAAAACTCATTAGAAGATACTTTTACGATAAAAAAGAAAACAGATATGAGATAATCACTTTTGAAGGAAGCTTTCACGGAAGAACCTTAGCAACGATTACAGCAACAGCTCAGCCAAAATACCAAGAAGGATTCCAGCCATTACCAGAAGGGTTTAAATATGCAAAGTTTAACGATATAGACTCTGTAAAACAATTAATAAACGATAAAACAGCAGCAGTATTAATAGAACTTGTTCAAGGAGAAGGTGGCGTAAATCCGGCAGATAAAAAGTTTATAAAAGAGCTTTACTCTATATGCAGAGAAAATGGAATATTATTTACAGTAGATGAGGTCCAAACAGGAATAGGAAGGACAGGAAAGCTTTTTGCATACCAGCATTACGATATAGAACCGGATATAATATCATTAGCTAAAGGTCTTGGCGGAGGCGTTCCTATAGGTGCCGTCATTGCAAAAGACGAAATAGCAAAATCATTTGTTCCAGGTACCCATGCATCAACCTTTGGCGGAAACTATTTAGCAACAGCTGCTGCTAAGGTTGTGTTAGAAGAGATATTATCTGATGGATTTTTGGATAAAGTTATTAAAAATGGAGAATATTTAAAAGAGGGATTAAAAACTTTTGGCTATCCGGTAAAAGGGTTAGGTCTTATGATAGGCATGGATTTACCGGAAGAAATTTCAGCAAAAGAGATAATGAAAAAAGCATTAGAAAATGGATTGATAATTGGAACAGCAGGAAAAAATACACTAAGATTTGTTCCACCATTGATAATTCGAAAAGATGACATAGATTTAGCAGTAAATATTTTAGAAAAAGTTTTGGGGGAGAAGTAA
- a CDS encoding thioredoxin fold domain-containing protein yields MKKIFISLLLPIIFLFYSCNKQSEPKFTIDPNPVIKQAMENKKNLIVIFESETCQYCDKLNREVLKDMEVKQSLIKNNVEIAIVNVDGKRKVLDPEGKKEVDEQTLAGIYRVTGYPTIAVFLPDKNYELYGVIPGFIPKDYFIMLADFIGSKCYQKIDNFQKYVENGGKC; encoded by the coding sequence ATGAAGAAAATATTTATTTCACTACTTCTACCAATTATATTTTTATTTTACTCATGCAACAAACAATCTGAGCCAAAATTTACAATTGACCCAAATCCTGTGATTAAGCAGGCTATGGAAAATAAGAAAAATCTTATAGTAATCTTTGAATCAGAAACATGTCAGTATTGTGATAAATTAAACAGAGAAGTTTTAAAAGATATGGAAGTCAAGCAAAGCTTAATAAAAAACAATGTGGAGATAGCTATCGTTAACGTTGACGGTAAAAGAAAAGTCTTAGACCCGGAAGGAAAAAAAGAAGTTGACGAGCAAACATTAGCGGGAATTTATAGAGTGACAGGATATCCGACAATAGCGGTATTTTTACCGGATAAAAATTATGAGCTTTACGGAGTAATTCCAGGATTTATTCCAAAAGATTATTTCATAATGCTTGCAGATTTTATTGGTTCAAAGTGTTATCAAAAAATTGATAACTTCCAAAAGTATGTAGAAAATGGAGGAAAATGTTGA
- the trmFO gene encoding FADH(2)-oxidizing methylenetetrahydrofolate--tRNA-(uracil(54)-C(5))-methyltransferase TrmFO — protein MKVAVIGAGLAGSEAAYKIAQAGYKVDLYEMRPEKQTPAHKTPYFAEIVCSNSFGSESLTSGAGLLKKEMEVLGSIILDVAKEFKVPAGQAFAVDREKFSKKLTEILENHPNINVIRQEVKTLPDADIIVIATGPLTSEEFSKEIQKITGSEYLYFYDAIAPVVDASTVDFSKGFWADRYGKGTGDYFNCVLSEQEYEIFYQELLKGEQVPLKDFERAVYFEGCLPIEEIARRGKETLLYGPMKPVGLIDPKTGKRPYAVVQLRKENIEGTLLSLVGFQTKLKYPEQKRIFSLIPALKDAEFVKLGSIHRNTFIQSQKLLKPTLQLRKKPNILFAGQITGVEGYMASAATGIIAGINVARMLEGKEPVVPPKTTMIGGLINYITTAKNELQPMGPNYALLPELEEKIKGKEERKLKKAEIALKDIKEWTKEIESAVFI, from the coding sequence ATGAAAGTGGCAGTTATAGGTGCAGGATTAGCCGGTTCAGAAGCAGCATATAAAATAGCCCAAGCAGGATATAAAGTAGACCTTTATGAAATGCGACCAGAAAAACAAACTCCAGCACATAAAACCCCCTACTTTGCTGAAATCGTATGTAGCAACTCTTTTGGTAGTGAATCTTTAACATCCGGAGCAGGTTTATTAAAAAAAGAGATGGAAGTTTTAGGCTCTATTATTTTAGATGTTGCAAAAGAATTTAAAGTTCCCGCCGGTCAGGCATTTGCAGTGGATAGAGAAAAATTCTCTAAAAAATTGACAGAAATTTTAGAAAACCATCCAAACATAAATGTAATAAGACAGGAAGTTAAAACCTTGCCGGATGCAGATATAATCGTAATTGCAACCGGACCCCTTACATCAGAAGAGTTTTCTAAGGAGATTCAAAAAATTACAGGAAGTGAGTATTTATACTTCTACGATGCAATAGCTCCTGTAGTTGATGCTTCAACGGTTGATTTTTCAAAAGGATTTTGGGCTGATAGGTACGGAAAAGGAACAGGAGATTATTTTAACTGTGTATTATCTGAACAAGAGTATGAAATTTTTTATCAAGAGCTTTTAAAAGGTGAACAAGTACCATTAAAAGATTTTGAAAGAGCTGTATATTTTGAAGGTTGTCTTCCAATAGAGGAAATAGCACGAAGGGGAAAAGAAACCCTTTTATATGGTCCAATGAAACCTGTTGGATTGATAGACCCAAAAACAGGTAAAAGGCCTTATGCAGTGGTTCAACTAAGAAAGGAAAACATAGAAGGAACTCTCCTTTCTTTAGTAGGTTTTCAAACAAAGCTAAAATATCCAGAGCAAAAGAGAATTTTTAGCTTAATACCTGCATTAAAAGATGCTGAATTTGTTAAACTTGGTTCTATTCACAGAAATACATTTATCCAATCTCAAAAATTGTTAAAACCAACTCTACAGCTTAGAAAAAAACCTAACATATTGTTTGCCGGGCAGATTACAGGAGTAGAAGGATATATGGCATCCGCTGCAACTGGCATTATTGCTGGTATAAATGTAGCAAGAATGTTGGAAGGTAAAGAGCCAGTAGTTCCACCAAAAACCACAATGATAGGTGGGCTTATAAACTACATAACAACAGCAAAAAATGAACTTCAACCAATGGGTCCAAACTATGCACTTCTTCCGGAGCTTGAAGAAAAGATAAAAGGAAAGGAAGAAAGAAAGTTAAAAAAAGCAGAAATTGCACTGAAAGACATAAAAGAATGGACAAAAGAGATAGAATCGGCTGTTTTTATCTAA
- a CDS encoding Rpn family recombination-promoting nuclease/putative transposase — MLDLLYSFKIKNHDILLRLVFEHKSYVDLNLPIQLKYYEAVLWEESLKENKKYPPIINIVLYHGKERWNIPTKLPENLDKTLEELTSNLNYTLIDLSKVDDGKLISYEDYCTVLSLLTMKYIFENEENLDIIFKRLALYKDAECIYLILDYIVSVKEDTEKIEQILKEAFGGEKEMMTLTGKWKMEGKIEGIKEEIKEGIKESLIELIETKFGDNGSKFVDIINKVEEVDKLKQLLKVVA; from the coding sequence ATGCTTGATTTACTTTACTCTTTTAAGATTAAAAATCATGATATTTTATTGAGATTGGTTTTTGAACACAAATCATATGTAGACTTAAACTTACCAATACAGCTGAAATACTATGAAGCTGTTTTATGGGAAGAATCTTTAAAAGAAAATAAAAAATATCCACCTATCATTAACATTGTTTTATACCATGGAAAAGAAAGGTGGAATATTCCAACAAAACTGCCCGAAAATTTAGATAAGACATTAGAAGAGCTTACATCAAACCTTAACTATACACTTATAGACTTAAGCAAAGTTGATGATGGAAAGCTGATATCTTATGAAGACTATTGTACCGTTTTGAGCCTTTTGACCATGAAATATATTTTTGAAAACGAAGAAAATTTGGATATAATTTTTAAAAGATTAGCCTTATATAAAGATGCAGAATGTATATATCTTATTCTCGATTATATAGTATCAGTAAAAGAAGATACAGAAAAGATAGAACAGATACTCAAAGAAGCCTTTGGAGGTGAAAAAGAAATGATGACTTTAACAGGAAAATGGAAAATGGAAGGTAAAATTGAGGGGATAAAAGAGGAGATAAAAGAAGGAATCAAAGAAAGTTTAATAGAGCTGATAGAAACTAAATTCGGTGATAACGGCTCTAAATTTGTAGATATAATAAATAAAGTTGAAGAAGTTGATAAGTTAAAGCAATTATTAAAGGTAGTTGCTTAG
- a CDS encoding Rpn family recombination-promoting nuclease/putative transposase codes for MKKEDLQPHDWFFKIVFSNSKSVKTLLDIFLPKLSKKIEIDSLKLVNIEKLSKKKKKIYA; via the coding sequence ATGAAAAAAGAAGATTTACAGCCACATGATTGGTTTTTTAAGATTGTTTTTTCAAATTCAAAAAGTGTAAAAACCCTTCTTGATATTTTTCTGCCAAAATTATCTAAAAAGATTGAAATAGATAGCCTAAAACTTGTCAATATTGAAAAGCTTTCAAAGAAAAAGAAAAAAATTTATGCTTGA
- a CDS encoding Xaa-Pro peptidase family protein: protein MFEKIFEKIKRENLDGFLFSSYSNVFYLSKFSSSNAFVILTDKGKYFITDSRYYDNAKEKLKDFNVIKLGEGNKKGLNHLKEILESLNLKNVGFEKDKITLSFYEKLTKDISMNFIGFEGFLNEFRMVKSEEEIKIITQAVRKTDRVYKRVLEDIPSLIGKPESSIRQKIVNYIFEEGGTGESFPAIVASGKHSAIPHWETSSHKIKNNAPLLIDMGMKYKGYCSDFTRTIFLGKSNPKFEKIYNIVKEAHLKALSVVKAGIPIKEIDLAARKVIEKYGYGEYFTHSTGHGVGIDIHEEPRIYKDNKGILQENTVFTIEPGIYIPGLGGVRLENIVVARKDKGEVLSKVGLDLIYL from the coding sequence ATGTTTGAAAAAATTTTTGAGAAAATCAAAAGAGAAAATTTAGATGGATTTTTATTTTCTTCGTACTCTAATGTTTTTTATCTGTCAAAGTTTAGTTCATCAAATGCTTTTGTAATTTTAACCGACAAAGGTAAATACTTTATTACAGATTCAAGATATTATGATAATGCTAAAGAAAAACTTAAAGACTTTAATGTTATCAAGCTTGGAGAAGGAAATAAAAAAGGTTTAAACCATTTAAAAGAGATTTTAGAGAGTTTAAATCTTAAAAATGTTGGATTTGAGAAAGATAAAATAACTTTATCTTTTTATGAAAAACTTACAAAAGATATAAGTATGAATTTTATTGGCTTTGAAGGATTTTTAAATGAATTTAGAATGGTCAAATCTGAAGAAGAAATAAAGATTATTACTCAAGCCGTTAGAAAGACAGACAGAGTATACAAAAGAGTTTTAGAAGATATTCCAAGTTTAATAGGAAAACCTGAGAGCTCTATAAGACAAAAAATTGTAAACTATATTTTTGAAGAAGGCGGGACAGGAGAAAGCTTTCCGGCTATAGTTGCATCAGGTAAACATTCTGCCATACCCCACTGGGAAACATCTAGCCACAAGATAAAAAATAATGCACCACTGCTTATAGATATGGGAATGAAATATAAAGGATATTGTAGCGACTTTACAAGAACTATTTTCTTAGGAAAATCAAATCCAAAGTTTGAAAAAATTTACAACATTGTAAAAGAAGCTCATTTAAAAGCTTTATCTGTTGTAAAAGCCGGAATTCCTATAAAAGAAATAGATTTAGCAGCAAGAAAAGTTATAGAAAAATACGGATATGGTGAATATTTTACTCATTCAACAGGTCATGGAGTAGGAATAGACATTCATGAAGAACCAAGAATATATAAAGATAACAAAGGGATTCTTCAAGAGAATACAGTTTTTACGATAGAACCAGGGATTTATATTCCCGGGCTTGGTGGCGTAAGACTTGAAAATATTGTAGTAGCAAGAAAAGATAAAGGAGAAGTATTAAGTAAAGTAGGGTTAGATTTGATTTATTTATAA
- the smpB gene encoding SsrA-binding protein SmpB codes for MSEKVVATNKKAFHDYAILEKYEAGIVLTGSEVKSLREGACNLKDSFVMIEDGEAWLYNCYIAPYKPAAKFGHDPTRKRKLLLHKKEILKLMGKVKEKGLTIVPLRVYFKNGKAKVEIALAKGKVKYEKREAMKEKDMKREIEKSFKGKIKL; via the coding sequence ATGTCAGAAAAAGTAGTTGCAACAAATAAAAAAGCCTTTCATGACTATGCCATACTTGAAAAGTATGAAGCGGGTATAGTGCTAACAGGTTCAGAAGTGAAATCTTTAAGAGAAGGAGCATGTAATTTAAAAGACAGCTTTGTTATGATTGAAGACGGGGAAGCATGGCTGTATAATTGCTATATTGCACCATACAAACCCGCGGCAAAATTTGGTCATGACCCAACAAGAAAAAGAAAATTACTTCTTCATAAAAAAGAGATTTTAAAGCTTATGGGAAAAGTCAAGGAAAAAGGGTTAACAATCGTTCCACTTAGAGTTTACTTTAAAAATGGAAAAGCGAAAGTTGAAATAGCGCTTGCAAAAGGTAAAGTTAAGTATGAAAAAAGAGAAGCGATGAAAGAAAAAGACATGAAGAGAGAAATAGAAAAGTCTTTCAAAGGAAAAATAAAACTATAA